From Periophthalmus magnuspinnatus isolate fPerMag1 unplaced genomic scaffold, fPerMag1.2.pri scaffold_151_arrow_ctg1, whole genome shotgun sequence, a single genomic window includes:
- the LOC117393484 gene encoding vacuolar protein sorting-associated protein 26A-like: MQVEKPYESYTGANVRLRYFLRVTIVRRLSDLVKEYELIVHQLATYPDVNNSIKMEVGIEDCLHIEFEYNKSKYHLKDVIVGKIYFLLVRIKIQHMELQLIKKEITGIGPSTTTETETVAKYEIMDGAPVKGESIPIRLFLAGYDLTPTMRDVNKKFSVRYFLNLVLVDEEDRRYFKQQEIVLWRKAPEKLRKRNFHQRYESPEPRTQPVTAEQPEM; this comes from the exons ATGCAGGTTGAGAAGCCCTATGAGTCCTACACAGGAGCTAATGTCAGGCTAAG GTATTTTCTCAGGGTGACCATAGTCCGCCGCCTTTCCGACCTAGTCAAGGAGTATGAGCTTATTGTCCACCAGTTAGCCACGTACCCAGATGTCAACAACTCAATTAAAATGGAGGTCGGCATTGAGGACTGTCTGCACATTGAGTTTGAATACAATAAATCCAA ATACCACTTAAAGGATGTGATTGTGGGGAAGATCTACTTTCTGCTGGTCAGAATTAAGATCCAACACATGGAGCTACAGCTCATTAAGAAAGAAATAACTGGCATAG GACCCAGTACTACCACTGAGACTGAAACTGTTGCTAAATACGAGATAATGGACGGTGCTCCAGTAAAAGGAGAGTCAATCCCCATCAGACTGTTTCTTGCAG GATATGACCTGACGCCCACTATGAGGGACGTGAACAAGAAATTTTCTGTACGATACTTTCTCAATCTTGTCCTAGTGGATGAAGAGGATAGAAGATATTTCAAACAACAG GAAATTGTTTTGTGGAGAAAAGCTCCAGAGAAGTTGAGGAAGAGAAACTTCCACCAGCGTTATGAATCTCCTGAACCCAGGACCCAACCAGTTACTGCAGAGCAGCCAGAGATGTGA